From Candidatus Sphingomonas colombiensis, one genomic window encodes:
- a CDS encoding septal ring lytic transglycosylase RlpA family protein, whose product MRLSASAGLLALPLAVAFPAKADVPHPAPVVAQYDEVGFATWYGEELAGARTASGARFRPSAITAAHRTLPLGSYVEVTALDSGRTILVLVNDRGPSQRNRLIDLSRGAATLLGMGNGSKLAVRVRSVAVGAEDREALSRGRPASTRSEALPPELATLRGRLQGRGTSALQAIAAVQATPQPRSSFAVSAVRPNSRYVVQVAVFSRKSRANALAERLDGSVASYAGKYRVRLGPYDNAAVAQRARDDAARRGYGDASIIVQP is encoded by the coding sequence ATGCGGTTGAGCGCTAGCGCCGGGCTGCTCGCGCTGCCGCTGGCGGTCGCGTTTCCGGCAAAAGCCGATGTGCCGCACCCCGCGCCGGTCGTGGCGCAATATGACGAGGTTGGGTTTGCCACCTGGTATGGCGAGGAGCTTGCCGGCGCGCGCACTGCATCCGGCGCGCGGTTCAGACCGTCGGCGATCACCGCCGCGCACCGCACATTGCCGCTCGGCTCGTATGTCGAGGTGACGGCACTCGACAGCGGGCGCACGATCCTCGTCCTGGTCAACGATCGCGGGCCGAGCCAGCGTAACCGGCTGATCGATCTATCGCGCGGCGCCGCGACACTGCTCGGCATGGGTAATGGCTCGAAGCTCGCGGTCCGGGTGCGCAGCGTCGCGGTTGGCGCGGAGGATCGTGAGGCATTGTCACGCGGTCGCCCGGCCTCGACGAGGTCGGAGGCATTACCCCCCGAACTCGCCACGTTGCGCGGGCGCTTGCAGGGGCGGGGCACAAGCGCATTGCAAGCGATCGCGGCGGTGCAGGCCACACCACAGCCGCGCTCGTCGTTCGCGGTTTCGGCGGTGCGTCCGAATAGCAGATATGTCGTGCAGGTAGCGGTATTCTCAAGAAAATCGCGTGCAAACGCGCTCGCCGAACGGCTTGATGGCAGTGTCGCATCCTATGCCGGTAAATATCGAGTACGGCTCGGCCCGTATGACAATGCTGCCGTCGCGCAGCGGGCGCGTGACGACGCCGCCCGGCGCGGCTATGGCGATGCTTCGATCATTGTTCAGCCCTGA
- a CDS encoding lytic murein transglycosylase, which translates to MRGIFTRTIAAIATLASASIAVPAVAQDEAGFQAYLPTLRAQALAAGVRPATVDSVLPTLTYNARVVELDRQQPGGSPNGPISMFAPYRAQHVDSARITRGRAAYLANRGRLAAVEAQTGVPESIMVAIWGHETNYGSYTGNFDLLRSLATLAYEGRRRDLFSGEFIAGLKMLDRGVSRDQLKGSWAGATGSPQFLPSIYLRLARDGDGDGRIDIWNSSADTLASIGNYFVQAGWRPRQPWGVAVNVPAGYNRSGQVNRLISPRCPRVFERHSGWRTMAEWRALGLVPQSGAWPADDVLATLLEPDGPGNTAYLLTSNYRVILDYNCSNFYALSVGLLADAVER; encoded by the coding sequence ATGAGGGGGATATTCACTCGCACCATTGCCGCAATCGCCACGCTGGCCTCGGCTTCGATCGCCGTGCCTGCCGTCGCGCAGGATGAAGCGGGGTTTCAGGCCTATTTGCCGACCTTGCGCGCGCAGGCGCTGGCGGCCGGCGTGCGGCCCGCGACGGTGGATTCGGTGCTGCCGACGCTCACCTACAATGCTCGCGTGGTGGAGCTTGATCGACAGCAGCCGGGCGGCAGCCCCAATGGGCCGATCTCGATGTTTGCTCCTTATCGTGCGCAGCATGTCGATTCGGCGCGAATCACGCGCGGTCGCGCCGCCTATCTCGCCAATCGCGGCCGGCTGGCGGCGGTCGAGGCGCAGACCGGGGTGCCCGAATCGATCATGGTCGCGATCTGGGGGCATGAGACGAATTACGGCAGCTATACCGGCAATTTCGATCTGCTGCGCAGTCTGGCGACGCTGGCTTATGAAGGGCGTCGCCGGGATCTGTTCTCGGGCGAGTTCATCGCGGGGCTGAAGATGCTCGATCGCGGCGTGTCGCGCGATCAGCTCAAGGGAAGCTGGGCCGGTGCGACCGGCAGTCCGCAATTCCTGCCGTCCATCTATCTGCGGCTCGCACGTGATGGCGATGGTGACGGGCGGATCGACATCTGGAACAGTTCGGCCGACACGCTGGCCTCGATCGGCAATTATTTCGTCCAGGCAGGCTGGCGGCCGCGCCAGCCGTGGGGCGTCGCGGTGAACGTGCCGGCTGGCTACAACCGTAGCGGGCAGGTCAATCGCCTGATCTCGCCGCGCTGCCCGCGCGTGTTCGAACGGCATAGCGGATGGCGGACGATGGCGGAGTGGCGCGCGCTGGGCCTCGTGCCGCAGAGCGGTGCATGGCCGGCCGACGACGTGCTCGCGACACTGCTGGAACCGGATGGCCCGGGCAACACCGCCTATCTGCTGACCAGCAATTACCGCGTGATCCTCGATTACAATTGTTCGAACTTCTACGCACTCTCCGTGGGGCTGCTCGCCGATGCGGTTGAGCGCTAG
- a CDS encoding VWA domain-containing protein, whose protein sequence is MFLNFLDELRSAGIPASMKEHLLLLEALDKDVIDRTPEDFYYLSRAVYVKDEGLLDRFDQVFAKVFKGIETSFAQVGAEVPADWLKAVAEKYLTPEEMEAIKSLGSWDEIMETLKKRLEEQQKRHVGGNKWIGTGGTSPYGNSGYNPEGVRIGGESKQKRALKVWDQREFKNLDSTRELGTRNIKIALRRLRKFAREGAADELDIDATIDGTARQGWLDVHMRAERRNAVKLLLFLDVGGSMDPFIKLCEELFSAATTEFKNLEFFYFHNCPYEGVWKDNRRRFAERTPTWDVLHKFPHDYKLIFVGDAAMSPYEITHPGGSVEHFNEESGAVWMHRLATTYPAAVWLNPVAQAQWGYSQSTKIIRELMNDRMFPLTLGGLDDAMRELSRKR, encoded by the coding sequence ATGTTCCTGAATTTCCTCGATGAACTGCGCAGCGCCGGCATTCCGGCGAGCATGAAGGAGCATTTGCTGCTGCTCGAGGCGCTCGACAAGGATGTGATCGATCGCACGCCGGAGGATTTCTATTACCTCAGCCGTGCGGTTTACGTGAAGGACGAGGGCCTGCTCGATCGCTTCGATCAGGTCTTCGCCAAGGTGTTCAAGGGGATCGAGACCAGCTTCGCGCAGGTCGGCGCGGAGGTGCCCGCCGATTGGCTCAAGGCGGTGGCGGAAAAATATCTCACGCCCGAGGAGATGGAAGCGATCAAGTCGCTCGGCTCTTGGGACGAGATCATGGAAACGCTAAAGAAGCGTTTGGAAGAGCAGCAAAAACGCCACGTAGGCGGTAACAAATGGATCGGCACTGGCGGCACCTCGCCCTACGGCAATTCGGGTTATAATCCCGAAGGCGTGCGGATCGGAGGCGAGAGCAAGCAGAAGCGTGCGCTCAAGGTATGGGATCAGCGCGAGTTCAAGAATCTCGACAGCACGCGCGAACTCGGTACCCGCAATATCAAGATCGCGCTGCGCCGGCTGCGCAAATTCGCGCGGGAAGGCGCGGCTGACGAACTCGATATCGATGCGACGATCGACGGCACCGCACGGCAGGGCTGGCTAGATGTCCACATGCGCGCGGAACGGCGCAATGCGGTGAAATTGCTGCTGTTCCTCGATGTCGGCGGGTCGATGGATCCGTTCATCAAGCTGTGCGAGGAATTATTCTCCGCGGCGACCACCGAGTTCAAGAACCTCGAATTCTTCTATTTCCACAATTGCCCCTATGAGGGCGTGTGGAAGGACAATCGCCGGCGTTTCGCCGAACGCACCCCGACATGGGACGTGCTCCACAAATTCCCGCATGATTATAAACTGATCTTCGTCGGGGACGCGGCGATGAGCCCATATGAGATCACTCATCCCGGCGGCTCGGTCGAGCATTTCAACGAGGAATCGGGTGCCGTGTGGATGCACCGGCTGGCGACGACCTATCCGGCGGCGGTGTGGCTCAACCCGGTTGCGCAGGCGCAATGGGGCTATTCGCAATCGACCAAGATCATCCGTGAACTGATGAACGACCGCATGTTCCCGCTGACGCTTGGCGGCCTGGACGACGCGATGCGCGAGCTTTCGCGCAAAAGGTGA
- a CDS encoding amidohydrolase family protein, with the protein MIRALLLSAVAMIATPALAQTIAVTGGTVALGDGSAPIQNGIVVFRDGRIVAAGSNVAVPAGAEVIDARGKWVAPGLIAGFTDLGLQDAGGVEESNDTSARNSPFAAAIDVSTAINPAGVKIANERLGGVTRALIAPSTGGSIFAGQGAVIDLGDDADAVTRPRAFQYVELGEHGAREAGGSRPAAYAMFRDALAQAQDFRRNPATFGGREKASLLKRGDAEALLKVIDGQMPLVVHVERASDIRSVLGLVRDYPRLRLVLTGASEGWMVARDIAAARVPVVAAALADLPESFEALAATESNVGRMRAAGVQVALSAAGASGGEHNIRQYAGNLVAITRIPGATGLDWGQALASITSGPAAALGMEGELGSLKPGRRADVVLWDGDPLELESQPVVIWIDGRPQPMRSRQTELRDRYLTPTEGPLPKAYDRR; encoded by the coding sequence ATGATCCGCGCTCTTCTTCTTTCCGCCGTCGCAATGATCGCAACGCCGGCGCTCGCGCAAACGATCGCTGTTACCGGCGGCACGGTTGCGCTTGGTGACGGCAGCGCACCGATCCAGAATGGCATCGTCGTGTTTCGCGACGGCCGGATCGTCGCCGCAGGTAGCAATGTCGCGGTGCCGGCAGGGGCGGAGGTGATCGACGCGCGCGGCAAATGGGTCGCGCCCGGGCTGATCGCCGGCTTCACCGATCTCGGGCTGCAGGACGCGGGCGGGGTGGAGGAGAGTAATGACACCTCCGCCCGCAACAGCCCATTTGCCGCCGCGATCGACGTGTCGACCGCAATCAATCCGGCCGGCGTGAAGATCGCCAACGAGCGGCTTGGCGGCGTCACCCGCGCGCTGATCGCGCCGTCCACCGGCGGATCGATCTTCGCCGGGCAGGGCGCGGTGATCGACCTCGGTGACGATGCGGATGCGGTAACGCGCCCGCGCGCGTTCCAATATGTCGAACTGGGCGAACATGGTGCGCGAGAGGCCGGCGGTAGCCGCCCCGCGGCCTATGCGATGTTCCGCGACGCACTGGCGCAGGCGCAGGATTTTCGCCGCAACCCTGCGACGTTCGGCGGACGCGAGAAAGCATCGCTGCTCAAGCGCGGCGATGCGGAGGCGTTGCTTAAAGTAATCGACGGCCAGATGCCGCTCGTTGTCCATGTCGAGCGCGCCAGCGACATCCGCAGCGTGCTCGGTCTGGTGCGGGATTATCCCCGGCTCCGGCTGGTGCTGACGGGCGCGAGCGAGGGCTGGATGGTCGCGCGTGACATCGCCGCCGCCAGGGTGCCGGTGGTCGCCGCCGCGCTGGCGGACCTACCGGAAAGCTTCGAAGCGCTCGCCGCGACCGAATCGAACGTCGGGCGGATGCGCGCCGCGGGCGTGCAGGTCGCGCTATCGGCTGCCGGCGCATCGGGTGGCGAACACAATATCCGCCAATATGCCGGCAACCTTGTCGCGATAACCCGTATTCCCGGTGCGACCGGGCTGGACTGGGGGCAGGCACTGGCGTCGATCACCTCCGGCCCAGCCGCTGCGCTTGGGATGGAAGGCGAACTCGGCTCGCTCAAGCCGGGGCGTCGCGCGGATGTGGTGCTGTGGGATGGCGATCCGCTGGAGCTCGAATCCCAGCCGGTCGTGATCTGGATCGATGGTCGTCCGCAACCGATGCGTTCGCGCCAGACCGAATTGCGCGATCGCTATCTCACCCCGACTGAGGGCCCTTTGCCCAAGGCCTATGATCGGCGCTAA
- a CDS encoding amidohydrolase produces the protein MGITAQMGSVRLLGGAAMALSLVACGANGERPKTASSTAPKSSTPAKPYSRDPFPSTYHAYPGVPTLVRNVTIFDGEGGRIDNGSVVFADGKIVAVGQTLDAPANARVIDGQGKWITPGVIDIHSHLGDYPSPGVRALSDGNEATSPVTADVWAEHSVWPQDPGFSRALANGGVTTLQILPGSANLFGGRSVVLKNVYSRTVQGMKFPGAGYGLKMACGENPKRVYGAKGREPSTRMGNIAVDRATWAKAQTYKRKWDKYERDGGDPPDRDIAMDTLRGVLAGEIRVQNHCYRADEMAIVLDMAKEFGYKVTAFHHAVEAYKIADLLKASGTCAAVWADWYGFKMESYDGIGANLALLEKAGACAMIHSDDQNGIQRLNQEVAKALSSGRRAGVDIPDAVAWKWLSLNPAKALGIDDRTGSLKAGKMADVVLWNGNPFSVYTRPEKVWVDGALLYDANDPKRRPISDFELGQPGAGDVK, from the coding sequence ATGGGAATCACGGCTCAAATGGGGAGCGTGCGCCTGTTGGGCGGGGCGGCGATGGCGTTGTCGCTCGTCGCATGTGGCGCGAACGGGGAGCGGCCGAAGACCGCTTCAAGCACGGCGCCGAAATCGAGCACGCCAGCCAAACCCTATTCGCGCGATCCGTTCCCTTCGACCTATCACGCCTATCCCGGCGTGCCGACATTGGTGCGCAACGTCACGATATTCGATGGCGAGGGCGGCCGGATCGACAATGGCTCGGTGGTGTTCGCGGACGGCAAGATCGTCGCGGTCGGTCAGACGCTCGATGCGCCGGCGAATGCGCGGGTGATCGATGGGCAGGGCAAGTGGATCACGCCGGGCGTGATCGACATCCACAGCCATCTTGGCGACTATCCCAGCCCCGGCGTGCGCGCGCTGTCCGACGGTAACGAGGCGACCTCGCCGGTTACGGCGGATGTGTGGGCGGAACACAGTGTCTGGCCGCAGGATCCCGGTTTCAGCCGCGCGCTCGCCAATGGCGGGGTGACGACGCTGCAGATCCTGCCCGGTTCGGCCAATCTGTTCGGCGGTCGCTCGGTTGTACTGAAAAACGTTTATTCCCGCACCGTGCAGGGCATGAAATTCCCCGGCGCAGGCTATGGCCTGAAGATGGCGTGCGGCGAAAATCCCAAGCGTGTCTATGGTGCGAAGGGCCGCGAGCCCTCGACGCGGATGGGCAATATCGCGGTCGATCGCGCCACCTGGGCCAAGGCGCAGACGTATAAGCGCAAGTGGGACAAATATGAGCGCGACGGCGGCGATCCGCCTGATCGCGATATCGCGATGGATACGTTGCGCGGCGTTCTCGCAGGCGAAATCCGCGTGCAAAACCATTGCTATCGCGCCGACGAGATGGCCATCGTCCTCGATATGGCCAAGGAGTTCGGCTATAAGGTCACCGCCTTCCACCATGCGGTTGAGGCGTACAAGATCGCCGATCTGCTGAAGGCCAGCGGCACCTGCGCGGCAGTGTGGGCGGATTGGTATGGCTTCAAGATGGAAAGCTATGATGGGATCGGCGCCAATCTCGCGCTGCTCGAAAAGGCCGGTGCATGCGCGATGATCCATTCGGACGATCAGAACGGCATCCAGCGGCTTAATCAGGAAGTCGCGAAGGCACTTTCGTCCGGGCGCCGCGCGGGGGTGGACATCCCGGATGCCGTGGCGTGGAAATGGCTGTCGCTCAATCCGGCCAAGGCGCTGGGGATCGATGATCGCACCGGCAGCCTGAAGGCCGGCAAGATGGCCGATGTCGTATTGTGGAACGGCAACCCGTTCAGCGTTTACACCCGGCCGGAGAAGGTGTGGGTCGATGGCGCGTTGCTCTATGATGCCAATGATCCGAAGCGACGGCCGATCAGCGATTTCGAACTCGGTCAGCCTGGCGCGGGAGACGTGAAATGA
- a CDS encoding CaiB/BaiF CoA-transferase family protein: MSTPPLAGIRVVEFAGIGPGPFTGMMLADHGAEVIRIDRPTRGGGLSIDNKDSLLRNRKSIGLDLKNPKSIEAVRKIVKSADALIEGFRPGVMERLGLGPDVLLADNPKLVYGRMTGWGQTGPMAPEPGHDINYIAISGVLHALGREGEKPTPPINLAGDFGGGGMFLAFGLLAALLHAQRTGEGQVVDAAMTDGSAVLMSMMWSFRAMGRWSDARGTNLLDTAAHFYDTYETKDGKFISLGAIESQFYAEFRAVMGLSDDKWAAQMDPRQWPALKAELTELFKTKTRDEWVAAFKGHDVCFAPVLGFDEAWDDPHNRARGTFVEAGGVRQPAPAPRYSSSPTVAPVMAGERNDAAVLRELGFDDAEVAALGL; the protein is encoded by the coding sequence GTGAGCACCCCGCCCCTTGCCGGCATCCGCGTCGTAGAATTCGCCGGGATCGGCCCCGGTCCGTTCACCGGGATGATGCTCGCGGATCATGGCGCGGAGGTGATCCGCATTGATCGCCCAACGCGCGGCGGCGGCCTATCGATCGACAACAAGGATTCGTTGCTCCGCAACCGCAAGTCAATCGGGCTCGATCTCAAGAATCCGAAATCGATCGAGGCAGTGCGCAAGATCGTCAAATCGGCCGATGCGCTCATCGAAGGCTTCCGCCCCGGGGTGATGGAGCGGTTGGGGCTTGGCCCAGACGTGCTGCTCGCCGACAATCCGAAGCTCGTCTATGGCCGCATGACTGGCTGGGGACAAACGGGGCCGATGGCGCCGGAACCGGGGCATGACATCAATTACATCGCCATTTCCGGGGTGCTCCATGCGCTGGGCCGAGAAGGCGAAAAGCCCACCCCGCCGATCAACCTGGCGGGCGATTTCGGTGGGGGCGGCATGTTCCTCGCATTCGGGCTGCTCGCGGCCCTGCTCCACGCCCAGCGCACCGGCGAGGGGCAAGTGGTCGATGCGGCGATGACCGACGGATCGGCGGTGCTGATGTCGATGATGTGGTCATTCCGCGCAATGGGGCGGTGGAGCGACGCGCGCGGCACCAATTTGCTCGATACCGCCGCACATTTCTATGACACGTATGAGACGAAGGATGGCAAGTTCATCTCGCTCGGCGCGATCGAATCGCAGTTCTACGCCGAATTCCGGGCGGTCATGGGCTTGTCTGACGACAAATGGGCAGCGCAGATGGACCCGCGCCAGTGGCCGGCACTGAAGGCCGAGCTGACCGAGTTGTTCAAGACAAAGACCCGCGACGAATGGGTCGCCGCGTTCAAGGGCCATGACGTGTGCTTCGCCCCGGTGCTCGGCTTCGACGAGGCATGGGACGACCCGCACAATCGCGCGCGCGGAACCTTTGTCGAGGCGGGTGGCGTGCGCCAGCCGGCCCCGGCGCCACGCTATTCCAGCAGCCCTACCGTCGCGCCGGTGATGGCGGGCGAACGCAACGATGCGGCGGTGCTGCGCGAACTAGGTTTCGACGACGCGGAGGTTGCTGCGCTCGGCTTGTAA
- a CDS encoding sugar MFS transporter, producing the protein MHVDTSSNAASGDAAHGYDAPDLRIFVFALFFIFGGITSLNDVIIPKLKELFTLNYAEALLVQSAFFAAYAIMSIPAAAIVRRAGYMRTASIGLVTMMAGCLLFVPASSSAKFGLFLFALFVLASGITIVQVVANPLISLLGAPRTAHSRLTFAQAFNSLGTTIFPFIGSIVILGSLAKVDVKTLSGAALDTYRAQETHVVVVTYLCLAAALAVVAAVVWSRRNRLKEEQSHGNILKAFDLLARPRFGMGALCIFLYVGAEVSIGSLIVSYLMEPGVLGLADQAAGKHVPFYWGGALIGRFIGAYVLSRVSPGKVLACVATGAIGLILISANTAGMVSAWTLLAIGLMNSIMFPTIFSLASEGLGPRAAEGSGVIATAIVGGAVIPPLTGYLADLSGSLHFALLLPALCYAVILGYGIYARRPAPELAEA; encoded by the coding sequence ATGCACGTCGATACCAGCTCAAACGCTGCCAGCGGCGACGCCGCCCACGGCTATGACGCTCCCGATCTGCGCATATTCGTATTCGCGCTGTTCTTCATCTTTGGCGGGATCACCAGCCTCAACGATGTGATCATCCCGAAGCTGAAAGAGCTGTTCACGCTGAACTATGCGGAAGCGCTGCTGGTTCAGTCCGCCTTTTTCGCGGCTTATGCGATTATGTCGATCCCGGCGGCTGCGATCGTCCGGCGCGCCGGCTATATGCGCACCGCCTCGATCGGCCTCGTCACGATGATGGCGGGGTGCCTATTGTTCGTGCCGGCCTCATCCTCGGCGAAATTCGGGCTGTTCCTGTTTGCGCTGTTCGTCCTCGCGAGCGGGATCACGATCGTACAGGTGGTCGCCAATCCGCTGATCTCGCTGCTTGGGGCGCCGCGCACCGCGCACAGCCGGCTGACTTTCGCGCAAGCATTCAATTCGCTCGGCACGACGATCTTTCCGTTCATCGGCTCGATCGTGATCCTCGGCAGTCTTGCCAAGGTTGACGTCAAGACGCTGTCCGGGGCCGCGCTGGATACATACCGTGCGCAGGAAACGCATGTGGTGGTGGTGACTTATCTCTGCCTTGCCGCAGCGTTGGCGGTGGTCGCAGCAGTCGTCTGGTCCCGACGCAACCGGCTGAAGGAAGAACAGTCGCACGGTAACATCCTGAAGGCATTCGATCTGCTCGCTCGTCCCCGCTTCGGCATGGGTGCCCTGTGCATTTTTCTTTATGTCGGCGCGGAGGTGTCGATCGGTTCGCTGATCGTCAGCTATCTGATGGAGCCGGGCGTGCTCGGGCTGGCCGATCAGGCGGCAGGCAAGCACGTACCATTCTATTGGGGCGGCGCGCTGATCGGGCGCTTCATCGGCGCCTATGTGCTGTCGCGGGTATCGCCGGGCAAGGTGCTGGCGTGTGTCGCGACGGGCGCCATTGGGCTCATCCTGATTTCTGCCAATACCGCTGGCATGGTTTCCGCCTGGACGCTGCTGGCGATCGGACTGATGAACTCGATCATGTTCCCGACGATCTTCAGCCTGGCGAGCGAGGGGCTGGGGCCGCGCGCCGCCGAAGGCTCGGGCGTGATCGCCACCGCGATCGTCGGGGGCGCGGTGATCCCGCCGCTCACCGGCTATCTGGCGGATCTGAGCGGGAGCCTGCATTTCGCCCTGCTGCTGCCCGCGCTCTGCTACGCCGTGATCCTGGGATATGGCATCTACGCCCGCCGCCCCGCCCCGGAACTTGCCGAGGCGTGA
- a CDS encoding (2Fe-2S)-binding protein translates to MARLTVNNEAIEYRMDPQTPLLWALRDASNLTGTKYGCGTGSCGACIVDVDGKAVKSCRMTIGEAEGTFVTTIEGLSRERTHPIQLALIDANVPQCGYCIPGVVMAAAILIKRDRMPSDEAIAAAITNICRCGIYPRLIEAIQRAARAVRGDETLPAGARTGIDPHDAARVVPALDPQPAGNH, encoded by the coding sequence ATGGCTCGCCTGACGGTCAATAACGAAGCGATCGAATATCGCATGGATCCACAGACGCCGCTGCTGTGGGCGCTGCGCGACGCATCGAACCTAACGGGCACAAAATACGGTTGCGGAACAGGCAGTTGCGGCGCCTGTATTGTCGATGTCGATGGCAAAGCGGTGAAATCCTGCCGCATGACGATCGGCGAAGCCGAAGGCACATTCGTCACCACGATCGAGGGGCTGTCTCGCGAGCGTACCCATCCTATCCAGCTCGCGCTGATTGATGCGAATGTTCCGCAATGCGGCTATTGCATCCCCGGAGTGGTGATGGCGGCAGCGATCCTGATCAAGCGCGATCGCATGCCCAGCGACGAGGCGATCGCGGCGGCAATCACCAATATCTGTCGCTGCGGCATCTATCCCAGGCTGATCGAAGCGATCCAGCGCGCGGCGCGAGCAGTCCGGGGCGACGAAACGCTTCCGGCGGGCGCGCGTACCGGCATCGATCCGCACGATGCCGCGCGGGTCGTTCCCGCGCTTGACCCGCAGCCAGCCGGCAACCACTGA